The Aneurinibacillus uraniidurans genome segment ATACGGAATAAACGTGCAGAGAAGCGCAAAATATCCGCTTCCGATGCCAAATAAATAGCCAGGGGAAATGGAGGAATCGCCGTCTGTATGCAATGTAGGCGGCGATTCCTGTTTCGGTTCCCCGTGTGTTGTTTCCTGCTTGGCAGAAGACGGTGTTGCAGGGGCTGTGCCTGCTTCATGGCTGCCCGTTGAAGGAGTTCCCCCCGAGCCTGTCTCTACTTTAGAGACAGGCTTTTCTTCCACTACCGCAGGCTGTAAAGCCCCCTCCTCTTTTGGATTATGCTCTTCCGCTCCGCCTGCTCTCGCCTCCTTATTTACTACTTGTTCATCACTTTTATATCCAGCAGTCGGGCTGGTAACTAACAAAAAAAGCAACAGACTAAACATCACAATACCCATTAGCAAGATAAACCAGACAATGTTGCGTACCCACATCCTTTCGTCAGCTCCTTTTATCATCCGCCCCTTTTCTCCCTACTTTTATATGAAAAAACCAGGCAACTTATGCCAAATCTCCCCTTCACTATACAAAACTACACAAAAAAACCGGCCGCATAAAAATAGCAGCCGGTTTTTTTATCATTGTATTAGATTGCTTTCGTAGCACTGGATGTGATCTGGTTGATTTTTTGCGCAAGTGCAAAATCCTTCCCCGTAAGTCCACTCTTATCATGTGTAAATAGCCGCAGTGTAACCTGATCACGCCGGATGTCGATATCAGGATGATGATTTGCATCTTCTGCAAATCGGCCAACTTGGTTAACGAACGCAAGTGCCTCGCCAAAATGAGAGAAACGGATACGGCGCATAATCGAACCGCTGTCTTC includes the following:
- a CDS encoding 4a-hydroxytetrahydrobiopterin dehydratase, which encodes MAKLSHEQIALNLSKIPGWTLEDSGSIMRRIRFSHFGEALAFVNQVGRFAEDANHHPDIDIRRDQVTLRLFTHDKSGLTGKDFALAQKINQITSSATKAI